The following proteins are co-located in the Komagataeibacter sp. FNDCF1 genome:
- a CDS encoding SDR family oxidoreductase produces the protein MADHGIKGKTVLITGGAKNLGGLIARDLAAHGAKAIAIHYNSDATRPEAEATLAAVKAAGAEAIALQADLTHDGAVDRLFADTVAGIGRPDIAINTVGKVLKKPIAETTEAEYDSMFAINTRVAYFFIREAGRHLNDNGKLLTIVTSLLGAYTPFYSTYAGSKAAVEHFTRAASKEFGARGISVNAIGPGPMDTPFFYGQEAPDAVAYHKSAAALSAFSTTGLTEIGDIAPYVRFIVSEGWWMTGQTILVNGGYTTK, from the coding sequence ATGGCGGATCATGGCATAAAGGGCAAAACGGTACTGATCACGGGCGGGGCAAAGAACCTGGGTGGCCTGATTGCGCGCGATCTTGCGGCCCATGGTGCAAAAGCCATCGCCATTCACTACAACAGCGACGCGACCCGGCCCGAGGCCGAAGCGACCCTGGCGGCGGTGAAGGCCGCCGGGGCCGAAGCCATCGCCCTGCAGGCCGATCTTACGCATGACGGTGCGGTGGACCGCCTTTTTGCCGATACCGTCGCGGGCATCGGCCGGCCGGATATTGCGATCAATACGGTTGGCAAGGTGCTGAAGAAGCCGATTGCCGAGACGACAGAGGCCGAATATGACTCCATGTTCGCCATCAATACCCGCGTTGCGTATTTCTTCATCCGGGAGGCGGGCAGGCACCTGAACGACAATGGCAAGCTGCTCACGATCGTGACGTCGCTGCTGGGCGCCTATACGCCGTTCTATTCGACCTATGCCGGGTCAAAGGCGGCGGTGGAGCATTTTACCCGTGCGGCATCGAAGGAATTCGGGGCACGTGGCATTTCGGTCAACGCCATCGGTCCCGGCCCGATGGACACGCCCTTCTTCTACGGACAGGAAGCGCCTGACGCCGTGGCCTACCACAAATCGGCTGCGGCCCTGTCCGCCTTCAGCACGACGGGCCTGACCGAAATCGGGGATATCGCACCCTATGTCCGCTTTATCGTATCGGAAGGATGGTGGATGACCGGCCAGACCATTCTGGTCAATGGTGGCTATACCACCAAATGA
- the purU gene encoding formyltetrahydrofolate deformylase: MTSQISAPAIFILTLSCPNRPGIVAAISQKLYELGANITEAQQFDDTDSNQFFMRIVFEIAPADDHDHVLRTQFTALAKTFSMTWTLTDTRHRPKVLLLVSRFDHCLVDLLYRWRIGELRIDPVGIISNHPREALADVDFYDIPFHYFPVTKQTKAEQEEKIWSVFNHSGAQLAVLARYMQVLSNEMAARLSGRCINIHHSFLPGFKGARPYHQAFSRGVKLIGATAHYVTSDLDEGPIIEQDVERISHADSPDDLIRKGRDIERRVLARAVRFHIERRAIMNGNKTIVFTP, from the coding sequence ATGACTAGTCAGATTTCTGCTCCAGCCATTTTCATTCTCACGCTCAGCTGTCCGAACCGGCCCGGAATCGTGGCCGCCATCAGCCAGAAACTTTATGAACTTGGTGCCAACATAACCGAAGCCCAGCAGTTCGATGATACGGACAGCAACCAGTTCTTCATGCGGATCGTCTTCGAGATCGCGCCCGCGGATGATCATGACCATGTCCTGCGCACGCAGTTCACCGCGCTGGCCAAAACCTTCTCCATGACATGGACGCTGACGGATACGCGGCACCGCCCGAAGGTACTCCTGCTGGTCTCACGTTTCGACCACTGCCTGGTTGACCTGCTGTACCGCTGGCGTATTGGCGAACTGCGGATCGACCCGGTCGGCATCATTTCCAACCACCCGCGCGAAGCCCTGGCGGATGTGGATTTCTATGACATCCCGTTTCATTACTTTCCTGTCACGAAACAGACAAAGGCCGAACAGGAAGAAAAGATCTGGTCCGTCTTTAACCACAGCGGCGCGCAGCTTGCGGTGCTGGCCCGCTACATGCAGGTTCTCTCCAACGAGATGGCGGCACGGCTCAGCGGGCGCTGCATCAACATCCACCATTCCTTCCTGCCTGGCTTCAAGGGCGCGCGCCCCTACCACCAGGCTTTCAGCCGCGGCGTGAAACTGATCGGGGCGACGGCCCATTACGTGACCAGCGACCTTGACGAAGGCCCGATCATCGAACAGGACGTGGAGCGCATTTCGCACGCGGATTCACCCGATGACCTGATCCGCAAGGGCCGCGATATCGAGCGCCGCGTGCTGGCCCGCGCCGTAAGGTTCCATATCGAACGCCGCGCCATCATGAACGGTAACAAAACCATCGTGTTCACCCCCTGA
- a CDS encoding autoinducer binding domain-containing protein, producing MMPRLYADIFDLAEDIRNAPDQQGLVSAFGSLISRLGPHAYSMGTIHRTDLSQRYLIDTTYPAHWVEYYVSQHYHHIDPIIDPQRHGLRPYDWKDARIESRRQDTMLREFRDLGFRSGYAVPLHINPATLLLVSVASPDARIDGRQQMAIQLATNQFHHRYCQLTADHARAGGGMMLTKRECECLLRVAQGRDTTEIGHILAISENTIKFHLKNALHKLGCHNRVQAAVKATCLGLIHP from the coding sequence ATGATGCCACGGCTTTATGCGGATATTTTTGACCTTGCGGAAGATATACGCAACGCCCCCGACCAGCAGGGGCTTGTCAGCGCCTTCGGCTCGCTCATCTCCCGCCTGGGCCCCCATGCCTACAGCATGGGCACGATCCACAGGACGGACCTTTCGCAACGCTACCTGATTGACACGACCTATCCGGCCCACTGGGTCGAATACTATGTCTCGCAGCATTATCATCATATCGACCCGATCATCGACCCGCAGCGTCACGGGCTGCGGCCTTATGACTGGAAGGACGCCCGTATCGAAAGCAGGCGGCAGGACACCATGCTGCGTGAATTCCGTGACCTCGGGTTCAGGAGCGGCTATGCCGTGCCCCTTCACATCAATCCCGCAACACTGCTGCTGGTCAGCGTTGCCTCGCCCGATGCACGGATTGACGGGCGCCAGCAGATGGCCATCCAGCTTGCCACCAACCAGTTCCATCACCGCTATTGCCAGCTTACCGCCGACCATGCACGGGCGGGGGGTGGCATGATGCTGACAAAACGCGAATGCGAATGCCTGCTGCGGGTGGCGCAGGGCCGGGACACGACGGAAATCGGGCATATTCTGGCCATTAGTGAAAACACCATAAAATTCCATCTCAAGAACGCGCTGCACAAGCTGGGCTGCCATAACCGCGTGCAGGCGGCGGTGAAGGCGACCTGTCTGGGGCTGATCCATCCCTGA
- a CDS encoding rhodanese-related sulfurtransferase: MVAIVTDHPSPTAVSPPAGALPVCVAALYHFTPFEDCAAVRERLLEACHELGIRGILLVAREGINGTIAGSDDAIGQILAVIRALPGCAGLDVKYSRAPALPFHRMKVRIKREIVTMGVTGLDPRRDVGHYVPPEDWNALISDPDTIVIDTRNDYEVAIGTFRGAIDPGTSSFREFPQWFRDRREALVQEGRKPKIAMFCTGGIRCEKATAFVRAEGVEDVFHLQGGILKYLETVPEPQSLWDGECFVFDQRVSVGHGLKPGTFAICHACRTPLSAAERAGPDYEEGVSCPHCRGERTETQRQRYAERERQIQLAERRGTHHLGLPLPASPKGDTKP; this comes from the coding sequence ATGGTTGCCATCGTGACAGATCATCCTTCTCCCACTGCTGTCTCCCCACCCGCAGGCGCGCTGCCCGTCTGTGTGGCGGCACTCTACCACTTCACGCCTTTTGAGGACTGCGCGGCGGTGCGCGAAAGGCTGCTGGAGGCCTGCCACGAACTTGGCATACGCGGCATCCTGCTTGTCGCGCGGGAAGGGATAAACGGCACCATTGCCGGAAGCGACGACGCCATCGGCCAGATTCTGGCCGTCATCCGCGCGCTGCCGGGCTGCGCCGGGCTGGACGTGAAATATTCCCGCGCACCCGCCCTGCCCTTTCACCGCATGAAGGTCCGCATCAAGCGTGAGATCGTGACCATGGGTGTTACGGGGCTGGACCCACGGCGCGACGTGGGCCACTACGTGCCCCCCGAGGACTGGAACGCCCTGATTTCCGATCCCGATACGATCGTGATCGATACGCGCAATGATTACGAGGTGGCGATCGGCACGTTCCGTGGCGCCATTGATCCGGGCACCAGCAGCTTCCGTGAATTTCCGCAATGGTTTCGTGACCGGCGCGAAGCACTTGTGCAGGAAGGGCGCAAACCGAAAATCGCAATGTTCTGCACCGGTGGCATCCGGTGCGAGAAGGCCACCGCCTTTGTCCGTGCCGAAGGGGTGGAGGATGTCTTTCACCTGCAGGGCGGCATCCTGAAATATCTGGAAACCGTGCCCGAACCCCAGAGCCTGTGGGACGGGGAATGCTTCGTGTTCGATCAACGCGTAAGCGTGGGCCACGGTCTGAAACCCGGTACGTTCGCCATATGCCACGCCTGCCGCACCCCCCTGTCCGCCGCCGAGCGCGCAGGCCCCGATTATGAAGAAGGCGTAAGCTGCCCCCACTGCCGGGGCGAGAGAACCGAAACCCAGCGCCAGCGCTATGCCGAACGTGAACGCCAGATCCAGCTTGCCGAACGCAGGGGCACCCACCATCTGGGCCTACCCCTGCCAGCTTCCCCCAAGGGCGATACGAAACCGTAG
- a CDS encoding sarcosine oxidase subunit gamma, whose protein sequence is MPETLQPRHPVPFRPLVIHGLTLGAGVARDSIGLAPLRGREDALRTFMQAEFGVALPHVPRCVENAEGLLFQWAGPSQWLVRGPPCAGLSARLSPCTGLAAITSQTDSRIALELSGRGADAVAAKLVAVDLHPRVFTPGHVAVTLAGHIPVTLRQVDATPRYEFLVFRSQARSLHHELSVAMSGGIPQVDPSLHD, encoded by the coding sequence ATGCCTGAAACCCTTCAGCCCCGTCACCCGGTGCCATTCCGGCCACTTGTCATTCATGGTCTCACGCTTGGGGCCGGAGTGGCGCGCGACAGTATCGGCCTTGCCCCGCTGCGTGGGCGGGAAGACGCGCTGCGGACCTTCATGCAGGCGGAATTCGGGGTGGCGCTGCCCCACGTTCCCCGTTGCGTGGAAAATGCCGAAGGCCTCCTTTTCCAGTGGGCCGGCCCTTCGCAATGGCTTGTCAGGGGACCACCATGCGCTGGCCTGTCCGCACGGCTTTCACCCTGCACGGGGCTTGCCGCAATCACCAGCCAGACTGACAGCCGGATCGCCCTTGAACTCAGCGGTCGCGGAGCGGACGCCGTCGCAGCGAAGCTGGTGGCGGTCGATCTTCATCCGCGCGTCTTTACGCCGGGGCATGTCGCCGTTACGCTTGCCGGACATATTCCTGTCACCCTGCGGCAGGTCGATGCGACCCCGCGCTACGAATTTCTGGTCTTTCGCAGCCAGGCCAGAAGCCTGCATCATGAACTCAGCGTCGCCATGTCCGGTGGCATTCCACAAGTGGACCCTTCATTGCATGACTAG
- a CDS encoding diacylglycerol kinase family protein, which produces MNTPPCGPMVIIIANPTAGRGDGGRVARFADDLHRAGMRSVVMHTMCRGHATVLARDAVRAGTCTHIVAAGGDGTVAEVAEGVAGSDIVLGILPVGTANVLASELGIPSDAARNARAIAAGACTVIWPGRLRSSTGVSLFVQMVGVGFDAHVVHAVSLQLKRALGRLAYVYTTLRGLLAYPFMTMEVSVDGVVHPAASVIISKGRLYGGKYVLTPHSMHERTGFSVVLFGRAGVWASLRYGVALLRGRLSGQADVTILTGSTVVVATPAGLPVQADGDACGRTPLHVDLPGRALRIAV; this is translated from the coding sequence ATGAACACCCCCCCATGCGGCCCGATGGTCATCATCATTGCCAACCCCACCGCCGGCCGGGGGGACGGGGGACGTGTCGCGCGGTTTGCAGACGATCTGCACCGTGCGGGCATGCGGTCCGTTGTCATGCATACGATGTGCAGGGGGCATGCGACCGTGCTGGCGCGCGATGCCGTGCGCGCGGGCACGTGCACCCATATCGTGGCTGCTGGCGGCGACGGCACCGTGGCGGAAGTGGCGGAAGGGGTGGCGGGTTCGGACATCGTCCTGGGTATCCTGCCCGTTGGCACGGCCAATGTGCTTGCCAGCGAACTGGGTATTCCATCCGATGCCGCCCGCAATGCCCGCGCCATTGCCGCGGGGGCATGTACCGTTATCTGGCCCGGCAGGCTCCGTTCCAGCACGGGTGTGTCGCTGTTCGTGCAGATGGTGGGTGTGGGGTTCGACGCGCATGTGGTCCATGCCGTGTCGCTCCAGCTGAAAAGGGCGCTGGGCCGCCTGGCCTATGTGTATACGACCCTGCGCGGCCTGCTGGCCTATCCGTTTATGACCATGGAGGTGAGCGTGGATGGCGTGGTCCATCCGGCGGCTTCGGTCATCATATCCAAGGGCAGGCTGTACGGCGGGAAATATGTGCTGACGCCCCATTCCATGCATGAGCGTACCGGCTTTTCTGTCGTGCTGTTTGGCAGGGCGGGTGTGTGGGCCAGCCTGCGCTATGGCGTGGCGCTGCTGCGCGGCAGGCTGTCCGGCCAGGCAGATGTCACGATCCTGACGGGCAGTACGGTCGTGGTCGCTACCCCTGCCGGCCTGCCGGTTCAGGCCGATGGCGATGCCTGCGGCCGGACCCCCCTGCATGTGGACCTGCCCGGGCGGGCGCTGCGTATTGCGGTCTAG
- a CDS encoding sarcosine oxidase subunit delta, which translates to MKKAWARSPTCTEVPMRLNCPCCGPRGLEEFIYRGDATVRRPDPAASAREWVDYTYMRDNPDGWHHELWYHAAGCHCWLVVRRNTRTHEISGVVRAADVARASAKDTGS; encoded by the coding sequence ATGAAAAAGGCATGGGCGCGCAGCCCAACCTGCACTGAGGTTCCGATGCGTCTGAACTGCCCCTGCTGCGGACCGCGCGGCTTGGAAGAATTCATCTATCGCGGGGATGCGACCGTCCGCCGCCCCGATCCTGCCGCCAGCGCACGGGAATGGGTGGACTACACCTACATGCGCGACAATCCCGACGGATGGCATCATGAACTGTGGTACCACGCCGCGGGCTGCCATTGCTGGCTTGTCGTCCGCCGCAACACCCGCACACACGAGATTTCGGGCGTGGTCCGGGCCGCCGATGTCGCCCGCGCGTCCGCCAAGGATACCGGATCATGA
- the arsC gene encoding arsenate reductase (glutaredoxin) (This arsenate reductase requires both glutathione and glutaredoxin to convert arsenate to arsenite, after which the efflux transporter formed by ArsA and ArsB can extrude the arsenite from the cell, providing resistance.) — MTVTLYHNRACGTSRNVLAMIRAAGIEPVVVEYLRTPPTRAELDILAARLVVPVRDLLRQRGTPYAELGLDDPTLTDAEILDAIAAHPVLLNRPVVMTDQAARPCRPVDTLLEILPQASIATP, encoded by the coding sequence GTGACCGTGACACTCTATCATAACCGTGCCTGCGGCACATCGCGCAACGTGCTGGCCATGATCCGCGCCGCCGGAATCGAACCGGTTGTGGTGGAATACCTCAGGACACCCCCCACCCGGGCGGAACTGGACATACTGGCGGCCCGGCTGGTGGTGCCGGTGCGCGACCTGCTGCGGCAACGTGGCACACCCTATGCGGAGCTTGGGCTGGATGATCCGACCCTGACGGATGCGGAGATACTGGATGCCATCGCCGCCCATCCCGTCCTGCTCAACCGGCCCGTGGTCATGACCGATCAGGCGGCGCGTCCCTGTCGCCCGGTCGACACACTTCTTGAAATCCTGCCACAGGCCAGCATCGCCACGCCATGA
- a CDS encoding sarcosine oxidase subunit alpha family protein, with amino-acid sequence MKLLRTRLSPGRPARDGSGPMRTTGGNGVDTSRTIHFTLDGRRHAAHPGDTLASAMLASGRHLAGRSFKYHRPRGILSAGPEEPNALMQLRSGARREPNSRATVTEVFDGLEATSQNRWPSLYMDMLGMNGLLSPVLGAGFYYKTFMWPACFWEKVYEPLIRRAAGLGRAAEQADPDRYEKITTFCDVLVVGSGPAGLAAALAAGRSGARVLVCEQDSLPGGRLRADRTELDGQPGWQWAEQAWQALRQMPEVRVMTRTCVFGTYDGGTYGAIERVADHIPVPAPDQPRQRLWRIVARRCVVATGGVERPVVFAGNDRPGIMLAGAVRCYINRFGVRPGRRAIVYANNDDGLRTASDLHHAGTSVVAIIDSRTGETPVARDMARLTGAALFAGGAVADTVGHLRLRGASIRERSGRMRKVACDLLAMSGGWNPELGLTAHHGAKPAYDESLCAFIPARLPPGMTVAGVANGTFTTAAALREGAARGNDAATACGFAAVPPDLPAAPEESYGIMPLWHALPSDRPARTGRAFIDFQNDVTARDVRQAALEGFRSVEHLKRYTTLGMATDQGRTANVNALAQMAEQTGRSIARTGTTMFRPPVQPVALGALGGMYRGRSFRPDRLPPTHEWAVEQGAVLGTSGLWHRARWFPRAGETHWRDTVNREVRTVRTAVGFCDVSTLGKIDIQGPDAATFLERVYVNAWRGLPVGRARYGLMLREDGFAHDDGTTARLGETHYVMTTTTANAGSVMQHLEFCHQWLWPELDVRLMPVTDEWAQLAIAGPRSRDVLRHLVDEGIDLSNAAFGYMAAAAITICGGVTARLFRLSFSGELAYELAVPARHGDALARLLMKVGAPYGITPYGTEAMGVMRIEKGHPAGPELNGQTTAHDLGMRRMLSTTKDFIGRVMATRPALNDAARPTLVGLLPLDGRDEPVAGGHLLLHGAPARASHDQGWVSSAAWSPTIGRWIALGFLSNGPARLGETVMIHNPLGDSVTAARVVSPVFVDPDGERLHA; translated from the coding sequence ATGAAGCTGCTGCGCACAAGGCTTTCCCCTGGCCGCCCCGCGCGTGACGGTTCGGGGCCCATGCGTACGACGGGGGGGAATGGCGTGGATACCAGCCGCACCATCCACTTCACGCTGGATGGCAGGCGCCATGCCGCCCATCCGGGGGATACGCTGGCATCGGCCATGCTGGCCAGCGGGCGGCATCTGGCCGGGCGGTCGTTCAAATACCATCGCCCGCGCGGCATCCTGTCGGCAGGCCCGGAAGAACCCAATGCCCTGATGCAACTGCGCAGCGGCGCGCGGCGTGAACCCAACAGCCGTGCGACGGTTACGGAAGTGTTCGACGGGCTGGAGGCGACCAGCCAGAACCGCTGGCCGTCGCTATACATGGACATGCTGGGCATGAACGGCCTGCTTTCGCCGGTACTGGGTGCGGGTTTCTACTACAAGACCTTCATGTGGCCCGCCTGCTTCTGGGAAAAGGTTTACGAACCCCTTATCCGCCGTGCCGCCGGGCTGGGGCGGGCGGCGGAGCAGGCCGATCCCGACAGATACGAAAAAATCACAACCTTCTGCGATGTCCTGGTGGTGGGCAGCGGCCCTGCCGGGCTGGCGGCGGCGCTGGCGGCCGGGCGTTCGGGCGCACGCGTGCTGGTATGCGAGCAGGACAGCCTGCCCGGCGGCCGCCTGCGCGCGGACCGGACCGAACTGGACGGCCAGCCCGGCTGGCAATGGGCGGAACAGGCGTGGCAGGCCCTGCGCCAGATGCCCGAAGTGCGGGTCATGACCCGTACCTGCGTGTTCGGTACCTATGATGGCGGTACCTATGGCGCAATCGAGCGTGTGGCCGACCATATTCCTGTTCCCGCGCCAGACCAGCCGCGCCAGCGGCTGTGGCGGATCGTGGCCCGGCGTTGCGTGGTCGCCACGGGCGGCGTCGAACGTCCCGTCGTATTCGCCGGCAATGACCGGCCTGGCATCATGCTGGCGGGTGCGGTGCGGTGCTATATCAACCGGTTCGGGGTCAGGCCGGGGCGGCGCGCCATTGTCTATGCCAATAATGATGATGGCCTGCGCACCGCATCCGACCTGCATCATGCCGGGACATCCGTTGTCGCGATCATTGATTCCCGCACGGGGGAAACGCCGGTGGCCCGCGACATGGCGCGACTGACCGGGGCGGCGCTGTTCGCCGGCGGCGCCGTGGCCGATACGGTGGGGCACCTGCGCCTGCGGGGAGCCAGCATCCGTGAGCGCTCCGGCCGGATGCGGAAGGTCGCGTGTGACCTTCTCGCCATGTCGGGTGGCTGGAATCCCGAACTGGGGCTGACAGCGCATCATGGTGCGAAGCCGGCCTATGACGAGAGCCTGTGCGCGTTCATTCCGGCACGGCTTCCCCCCGGCATGACGGTTGCGGGCGTGGCGAACGGCACCTTCACGACTGCCGCTGCCCTGCGCGAGGGCGCGGCACGCGGCAATGACGCGGCAACGGCCTGCGGGTTTGCCGCCGTCCCCCCCGACCTGCCCGCCGCACCCGAGGAAAGCTACGGCATCATGCCGCTATGGCATGCCCTGCCATCTGACCGCCCGGCCAGAACGGGCAGGGCCTTCATCGATTTCCAGAATGATGTCACGGCAAGGGATGTCCGGCAGGCGGCGCTGGAGGGGTTCCGCTCCGTCGAGCATCTCAAGCGCTATACCACACTCGGCATGGCGACGGATCAGGGCAGGACGGCCAACGTCAATGCCCTGGCGCAGATGGCGGAACAGACGGGACGCAGCATTGCCCGGACCGGCACCACCATGTTCCGCCCGCCCGTGCAGCCGGTCGCCCTTGGTGCGCTGGGCGGCATGTATCGCGGCAGGTCTTTCCGGCCGGACCGCCTGCCCCCCACCCATGAATGGGCGGTGGAGCAGGGTGCGGTCCTTGGCACCAGTGGGCTGTGGCATCGCGCCCGGTGGTTTCCCCGCGCGGGAGAGACGCACTGGCGGGACACCGTCAATCGCGAGGTGCGCACCGTGCGCACGGCTGTCGGTTTTTGCGATGTGTCGACACTGGGCAAGATAGATATACAGGGGCCGGATGCGGCGACATTCCTTGAACGTGTCTATGTCAACGCATGGCGTGGGCTGCCGGTGGGTCGGGCGCGGTACGGCCTGATGCTGCGCGAGGACGGTTTCGCCCATGATGACGGGACCACCGCCCGGCTGGGTGAGACCCATTATGTCATGACAACAACCACCGCCAATGCTGGCAGCGTCATGCAGCATCTGGAATTCTGCCACCAGTGGCTGTGGCCGGAACTGGATGTCCGACTCATGCCGGTAACGGATGAATGGGCGCAGCTTGCCATAGCCGGACCGAGATCGCGTGATGTATTGCGGCATTTGGTGGATGAAGGCATTGACCTGTCCAATGCGGCATTCGGCTACATGGCGGCGGCTGCCATCACCATCTGTGGTGGCGTGACGGCACGGCTATTCCGCCTCTCCTTCTCCGGCGAACTGGCCTATGAACTGGCCGTACCCGCGCGCCATGGGGATGCACTGGCCCGGCTGCTCATGAAGGTCGGTGCGCCATACGGCATCACGCCCTATGGCACGGAAGCAATGGGGGTCATGCGTATTGAAAAGGGCCATCCGGCCGGGCCTGAACTCAATGGCCAGACAACGGCGCATGATCTGGGCATGAGGCGGATGCTTTCGACCACAAAGGACTTCATCGGCCGCGTCATGGCCACGCGCCCGGCGCTGAACGATGCCGCGCGGCCGACCCTTGTCGGGCTGCTGCCCCTTGATGGGCGGGACGAACCTGTGGCCGGGGGGCACCTGCTTCTCCATGGGGCACCGGCCCGTGCCAGCCATGACCAGGGCTGGGTTTCCTCGGCCGCATGGTCTCCCACGATCGGACGCTGGATTGCGCTGGGGTTTCTCTCCAACGGGCCGGCGCGGCTGGGCGAGACGGTCATGATACACAACCCGCTGGGCGACAGTGTTACGGCGGCACGCGTTGTCTCCCCCGTCTTTGTCGATCCTGATGGAGAACGGCTGCATGCCTGA
- a CDS encoding ABC transporter ATP-binding protein, whose translation MDRFGVYAHVPRMFRQIWRCSPALMVGGIALRLVQAVQPSLALYVGKLIVDEVIRLSSQPTPPASLLTWSLHGPAIRLEGWIALEFVLIIIFDLTSRATTLVDGLLNERYINDVSLALMGHAATLDLQQFESSELQDLLERARRQASGRNNLLVQLFNIAEIALTALTLAIGVMAFAPWMVLVLLVALLPSTAGEAHFNGEGYRLLRAKTAERREMEYLRHIGSSAEHAKELKLFGLGDFLVGRFRAAATTVLEQNRRLALRRFVWSGLFAAIGSVAYYAVYVVIVWDTVRGRFSVGDLTFLSGSFLRLHTMLSKLLMGITQTASQAQYLDDFFAFLDLRPAITSAAVTIPFPSPIRHGIRFENVGFRYPGTECWAVRNLDLTIGAGETVALVGENGAGKTTIVKLLTRLYEPDEGRITVDGVSLRDMDLADLRAHIGVIFQDFVRYSLTAAENIAVGRIEALSDTARITAAAHEGLAEDVVDRLPRGYDQPLGKRVAGGRELSGGEWQKIAISRAYMRDADLLILDEPTSALDARAETDVFERLRALRQGKAALVISHRFSTVRTADRIVVLEHGRVLETGTHARLVAHGGRYAELFELQAAGYQ comes from the coding sequence ATGGACCGCTTCGGGGTGTATGCCCATGTCCCGCGCATGTTCCGCCAGATATGGCGGTGCAGCCCGGCCCTGATGGTTGGCGGCATTGCATTGCGGCTGGTGCAGGCGGTCCAGCCCTCGCTTGCACTTTATGTGGGCAAGCTGATCGTGGATGAAGTCATCCGCCTCAGCAGCCAGCCCACGCCACCCGCCTCCCTGCTGACATGGAGCCTGCATGGCCCGGCCATCCGGCTGGAAGGCTGGATTGCCCTCGAATTCGTACTCATCATCATATTTGACCTGACATCGCGCGCAACGACACTGGTCGACGGACTGCTGAATGAACGGTACATAAATGACGTAAGCCTTGCCCTGATGGGCCATGCCGCGACGCTCGACCTGCAGCAGTTTGAATCAAGCGAACTGCAGGACCTGCTTGAACGCGCGCGGCGGCAGGCATCGGGCCGCAACAACCTGCTGGTGCAGCTGTTCAATATTGCCGAAATCGCCCTGACCGCCCTCACGCTTGCCATCGGGGTCATGGCATTCGCGCCGTGGATGGTGCTGGTGCTGCTGGTTGCCCTGCTGCCTTCCACCGCCGGGGAAGCCCATTTCAATGGTGAGGGCTATCGCCTGCTACGGGCAAAAACCGCTGAACGCCGGGAGATGGAATACCTGCGCCATATCGGTTCCAGCGCGGAACACGCCAAGGAACTCAAGCTGTTCGGACTGGGTGATTTCCTGGTCGGCCGGTTTCGCGCCGCCGCCACGACCGTGCTGGAACAGAACCGCAGGCTGGCGCTGCGGCGCTTTGTCTGGAGCGGGCTGTTCGCCGCCATCGGGTCGGTTGCCTATTACGCGGTCTATGTCGTCATTGTGTGGGATACGGTGCGGGGGCGGTTTTCGGTCGGTGACCTGACCTTCCTGTCGGGTTCATTCCTGCGCCTGCACACCATGCTGTCCAAACTGCTGATGGGCATTACCCAGACCGCCAGCCAGGCGCAGTACCTGGATGATTTTTTCGCCTTCCTCGACCTGCGCCCGGCCATTACGTCCGCTGCCGTCACGATACCCTTTCCCTCCCCCATCCGCCACGGCATCCGTTTCGAGAACGTGGGATTCCGCTATCCCGGCACGGAGTGCTGGGCGGTCCGTAACCTCGACCTGACCATAGGCGCGGGCGAGACCGTGGCGCTGGTGGGCGAGAACGGGGCCGGCAAGACAACCATCGTCAAGCTGCTGACCCGGCTTTATGAACCGGATGAAGGCCGGATCACGGTTGATGGCGTATCCCTGCGCGACATGGACCTTGCGGACCTGCGCGCGCATATCGGCGTGATCTTTCAGGATTTTGTCCGCTACAGCCTGACGGCGGCGGAAAACATAGCCGTCGGCCGGATCGAGGCCCTGTCCGACACGGCGCGGATCACCGCCGCGGCACATGAAGGGCTGGCAGAGGACGTGGTGGACCGCCTGCCACGGGGCTATGACCAGCCACTGGGCAAGCGGGTCGCGGGCGGGCGCGAACTCTCCGGCGGGGAATGGCAGAAGATTGCCATCTCCCGCGCCTATATGCGCGATGCCGACCTGCTGATACTCGATGAACCCACCTCCGCGCTGGATGCACGGGCGGAAACGGATGTATTCGAACGCCTGCGCGCGCTGCGGCAGGGCAAGGCGGCGCTGGTGATTTCACACCGCTTCTCCACCGTGCGCACGGCTGACCGGATCGTGGTGCTTGAACACGGCCGGGTGCTGGAAACCGGCACGCACGCACGGCTTGTGGCCCATGGCGGACGGTACGCGGAACTGTTCGAACTGCAGGCGGCAGGTTACCAGTAA